Proteins encoded within one genomic window of Formosa agariphila KMM 3901:
- a CDS encoding FadR/GntR family transcriptional regulator, which translates to MKYETTKIKDNTEIQNIIISQIKDFINLKNLELGDKLPSQRVLSEKFNVSRRHVGEAIEKLEFYGVLKSVPQSGTFVENIGHIALNGIIEDIIALEKQDFKSLVETRLMLETKTACLATIRRTEEDLENIETALNNYKVKVLNREDALEEDLLFHLAIAKASGNSTINALMLQITPKIISVLEDTRVCGADERLKELQNHEAIYHAIKIQDTELAVKVMKVHFEMLIAFCNNFEK; encoded by the coding sequence ATGAAATATGAAACAACCAAAATAAAAGATAACACAGAAATTCAAAATATCATTATATCCCAGATTAAAGATTTTATCAACTTAAAAAATCTTGAATTAGGAGATAAGTTACCTTCTCAACGGGTATTATCAGAAAAATTTAATGTAAGTAGACGACACGTAGGAGAAGCCATAGAAAAACTTGAGTTTTATGGAGTGTTAAAATCAGTTCCACAATCAGGAACTTTTGTCGAAAATATTGGTCACATTGCTTTAAATGGTATCATTGAAGATATTATAGCGCTAGAAAAACAAGATTTTAAATCGCTTGTAGAAACACGCTTAATGTTGGAAACTAAAACAGCATGTTTGGCAACAATACGAAGAACCGAAGAAGATTTAGAGAATATTGAAACGGCACTTAATAATTATAAAGTTAAAGTTTTAAATAGAGAAGATGCGTTAGAAGAAGATTTGCTTTTTCATTTAGCAATAGCTAAAGCCAGTGGAAATAGTACAATTAATGCTTTAATGCTTCAAATAACACCTAAAATTATCTCGGTCTTAGAAGATACACGCGTTTGTGGTGCAGACGAGCGTCTTAAAGAACTTCAAAATCATGAAGCTATTTATCACGCAATCAAAATTCAAGACACTGAACTCGCGGTAAAAGTTATGAAAGTACATTTTGAAATGCTTATAGCATTCTGTAACAATTTTGAAAAATAA
- a CDS encoding YeeE/YedE family protein, whose protein sequence is MEFIFQPWPWYISGFLIALFMFVLLLMGKGFGMSSNLRAFCSICGGGKVSSFFNYNWKKDSWNLFIVLGAMLGGFVASHYLSNGQIPDISESTKLALQDLKISTDNGYLPNELFSVEALSSVKTWAILVVGGLLIGFGARYAGGCTSGHAISGLSNLQLPSLIAVIGFFIGGLFMVHVLFPLIF, encoded by the coding sequence ATGGAATTTATTTTTCAACCGTGGCCTTGGTATATTTCGGGCTTTTTAATTGCACTTTTTATGTTTGTCCTTTTACTTATGGGTAAAGGTTTTGGAATGTCGTCTAACCTTCGTGCCTTTTGCAGTATTTGCGGAGGAGGTAAAGTAAGTTCGTTTTTTAATTACAATTGGAAAAAAGACAGCTGGAATTTATTTATCGTACTTGGTGCAATGTTGGGAGGTTTTGTTGCGTCTCATTACTTATCGAACGGACAAATACCAGACATTAGCGAATCGACAAAATTAGCACTTCAAGATTTAAAAATTTCTACTGATAATGGCTATTTACCAAACGAATTATTTTCTGTCGAAGCGTTATCTAGCGTAAAAACTTGGGCTATTTTAGTTGTAGGTGGTTTATTAATTGGCTTTGGTGCACGTTATGCAGGTGGTTGTACATCTGGACATGCCATTTCAGGATTAAGTAATTTACAGTTACCATCTTTAATTGCTGTAATTGGCTTCTTTATTGGAGGTTTATTTATGGTTCACGTGTTATTCCCTTTAATATTTTAA
- the ribH gene encoding 6,7-dimethyl-8-ribityllumazine synthase, which translates to MATANNNLSEYDKTSIPDASNYRFGIVVSEWNDTITEGLYNGAYNTLIEHGVDESSIKRWDVPGSFELIYGSKKMQEQMVDAVIAIGCVIQGETKHFDFVCEGVTQGIKDLNVINDVPVIFCVLTDNNQQQSIDRSGGIHGNKGTEAAVAAIKMAELRNKS; encoded by the coding sequence ATGGCAACAGCTAACAATAATTTGTCAGAATACGATAAGACATCAATCCCAGACGCGAGTAATTATCGGTTTGGGATTGTTGTTTCTGAATGGAATGATACCATTACAGAAGGCCTTTATAATGGCGCTTATAATACACTAATAGAACATGGTGTAGACGAAAGTAGTATTAAGCGTTGGGATGTACCTGGAAGTTTTGAATTGATTTACGGAAGTAAAAAAATGCAAGAACAAATGGTAGATGCTGTAATCGCTATTGGTTGTGTAATTCAAGGTGAAACGAAACATTTCGATTTCGTTTGCGAAGGTGTTACTCAAGGTATAAAAGACTTAAATGTAATAAACGATGTTCCTGTTATTTTTTGTGTATTAACAGATAATAACCAACAACAGTCTATAGACCGTTCTGGAGGAATTCATGGTAATAAAGGTACAGAAGCTGCAGTAGCTGCAATTAAAATGGCAGAATTACGTAACAAATCTTAA
- a CDS encoding tetratricopeptide repeat protein, protein MATYKKRGYKPTEKPEVDNDIENFDNVEENSTTAEVFNTLDETASKTEDWVANNQKYIFVIIGVVAALVLGYLAYSEFVAQPKESEAMNDMSQAKVYFNEAVIGTQKDSLYTLALNGGEGKYGMLDIIENHSGTPAANIAEYYAGMAYLNLKDYTKAIEHLQEFSSEEEALAPLAKGGIGDAFVQLNQLDDALDYYKQAAEIRTNEFTTPMYLNKAGLIALELGKASDALKYFETIKNDYPTSTEASTVDVFIGKAQVLANK, encoded by the coding sequence ATGGCAACTTATAAAAAGAGAGGTTACAAACCAACCGAAAAACCAGAAGTAGACAACGACATTGAAAATTTTGACAACGTTGAAGAAAACTCAACAACAGCAGAAGTTTTTAACACGTTAGACGAAACCGCTTCTAAAACGGAGGATTGGGTAGCTAACAATCAAAAATATATTTTTGTAATTATAGGTGTAGTTGCTGCACTTGTTTTAGGATATTTAGCATACAGTGAATTTGTAGCGCAACCTAAAGAGAGTGAAGCGATGAACGATATGTCTCAAGCTAAAGTTTACTTTAATGAAGCTGTAATTGGGACACAAAAAGATTCTCTTTATACATTAGCACTAAACGGTGGTGAAGGTAAATATGGTATGTTAGATATCATTGAAAACCACAGTGGAACTCCAGCTGCTAACATTGCTGAGTATTATGCAGGTATGGCTTACTTAAACTTAAAAGATTATACTAAAGCTATTGAGCATTTACAAGAATTTTCTAGTGAAGAAGAAGCATTAGCACCTTTAGCTAAAGGTGGAATTGGAGATGCATTTGTTCAGTTAAATCAACTTGACGATGCTTTAGATTACTATAAGCAAGCAGCAGAAATTCGTACTAACGAGTTTACAACGCCAATGTATTTAAACAAAGCGGGATTAATTGCTCTAGAATTAGGAAAAGCTTCAGATGCTTTAAAGTATTTTGAAACGATTAAGAATGATTATCCAACATCTACAGAAGCAAGTACTGTAGACGTGTTTATTGGTAAAGCTCAAGTTTTAGCAAATAAATAA
- a CDS encoding serine hydrolase domain-containing protein, with protein sequence MKKIIKIIGLLSLLALVVVIYLNYPKLNFITGFSSKSVCSCTFVADRSLASIEAQDNDFSPIDLATNKIDFENKSVTSTVFGLKARTAVYKEGLGCILVPEGSDHTTLTVQPNRNKTPKNKPFPYGDLPQKDTVFQNIDYSILNKAVINAFDSEDEQLKRTRAVVVVYKNQIIAEHYADGFNKDTKILGWSMTKSITSAIVGILEKQGRVSTSQSHLFPEWENDDRANLTLNNLLQMNSGLAWEEDYSKISDVTKMLFLRENMPKIPLEKQLIEIPNESWNYSSGTTNLISGFIRNQFKTNQAYLDFWYRELIDKIGMHSMTIETDLKGHFVGSSYGWATARDWSKFGLLYLHNGNWNGEQIFTKDWVEYTKTPTNTSDGIYGAQFWLNAGGRYPDVPKDLFSCNGYQGQQVSIIPSKDIVIVRFGLIEDPLFSFNTFLSEILSAIN encoded by the coding sequence ATGAAAAAAATTATTAAGATTATCGGCCTTTTATCTCTACTTGCCTTAGTCGTTGTAATCTATTTAAATTACCCGAAACTAAATTTTATTACGGGGTTTTCTTCTAAAAGTGTTTGCTCTTGCACTTTTGTTGCCGATCGTTCTCTAGCATCTATAGAAGCACAAGACAACGACTTCTCTCCTATTGATTTAGCGACAAATAAAATTGATTTTGAAAACAAATCTGTAACCTCTACAGTATTTGGATTAAAAGCAAGAACAGCTGTTTACAAAGAAGGTTTAGGATGTATTTTAGTGCCTGAAGGCTCGGATCATACCACTTTAACTGTACAACCAAACAGAAACAAAACGCCTAAAAACAAACCTTTTCCTTACGGTGATTTACCACAGAAAGATACTGTTTTTCAAAACATAGATTACTCCATTTTAAACAAAGCCGTAATCAATGCTTTCGATTCGGAAGACGAACAATTAAAACGAACAAGAGCCGTAGTTGTTGTCTATAAAAATCAAATTATTGCAGAACACTATGCCGATGGGTTTAATAAAGACACCAAGATATTAGGGTGGTCCATGACCAAAAGTATAACTAGTGCCATTGTTGGAATTTTAGAAAAGCAAGGACGCGTAAGCACATCTCAATCTCATCTATTTCCTGAATGGGAAAATGACGACCGTGCCAATCTTACTTTAAATAATTTACTGCAAATGAATAGCGGTTTAGCTTGGGAGGAAGATTACAGTAAAATTTCTGATGTAACTAAAATGCTATTCTTAAGAGAAAACATGCCTAAAATTCCACTAGAAAAGCAATTGATTGAAATTCCAAACGAAAGTTGGAACTATTCTTCTGGAACGACAAATTTAATTTCAGGATTCATTAGAAATCAATTTAAAACCAATCAAGCATATTTAGACTTTTGGTATCGTGAGTTAATCGATAAAATCGGGATGCATTCTATGACTATAGAAACCGATTTAAAAGGGCATTTTGTAGGTTCATCTTATGGCTGGGCAACAGCAAGAGATTGGAGTAAATTTGGATTATTATACTTACATAATGGTAATTGGAATGGCGAACAAATCTTTACTAAAGATTGGGTGGAATATACCAAAACACCAACCAATACCTCTGACGGAATTTATGGAGCACAATTTTGGTTAAATGCTGGCGGACGTTATCCAGATGTTCCTAAAGACCTATTTTCTTGTAACGGATACCAAGGTCAGCAAGTGAGTATTATACCCTCTAAAGACATTGTAATTGTACGGTTTGGACTAATAGAAGACCCGCTGTTTAGCTTTAATACATTTCTATCGGAAATCCTTAGTGCTATAAACTAA
- the recF gene encoding DNA replication/repair protein RecF (All proteins in this family for which functions are known are DNA-binding proteins that assist the filamentation of RecA onto DNA for the initiation of recombination or recombinational repair.) codes for MILKSLSLINYKNFESESFEFDDKINCFVGQNGVGKTNILDAIYHLSFGKSYFNPIASQNIRHNEDFFVVHGDFEKHDTPEKIVVSLKSGQKKVIKRNAKAYEKFSDHIGFIPLVIISPADRDLIIEGSETRRKFIDSVISQSDKNYLNDLINYNKTVTQRNALLKYFALNHTFNKDTLEVYNEQLNALGTTIFEKRKAFLDVFIPIFKARHKVISNNQEPVDLNYKSDLFDGELKHLLEQNLAKDRAVQYTSTGIHKDDLLFEIDGHPIKKFGSQGQQKSFLIALKLAQFDFIKVQSGVNPILLLDDIFDKLDEQRVGQIIKLVDDSNFGQLFISDTHADRTENAIKQVHQSYQIFNIGA; via the coding sequence ATGATTTTAAAATCCTTATCCTTAATTAATTACAAGAATTTTGAAAGTGAATCTTTTGAGTTCGATGACAAAATTAATTGTTTTGTAGGACAAAATGGAGTGGGAAAAACGAACATTTTAGATGCTATTTATCATTTATCTTTCGGAAAAAGCTATTTCAACCCTATTGCCTCACAAAATATAAGACATAATGAAGACTTTTTTGTGGTTCATGGCGATTTTGAAAAACACGATACTCCTGAAAAAATCGTAGTGAGTTTAAAAAGCGGACAAAAAAAAGTAATTAAACGAAATGCTAAGGCTTACGAGAAATTTAGCGACCATATTGGCTTTATTCCTCTAGTGATTATTTCTCCCGCCGACCGTGATTTAATTATTGAAGGCAGCGAAACGCGTAGAAAATTTATTGATAGTGTTATTTCGCAAAGTGATAAAAACTATTTAAATGATCTTATTAATTATAATAAAACTGTAACGCAACGTAATGCACTATTAAAATATTTTGCTTTAAATCATACCTTCAATAAAGATACTTTAGAGGTTTATAACGAGCAGTTAAATGCTTTAGGAACAACTATTTTTGAAAAACGAAAAGCCTTTCTAGACGTCTTTATTCCTATTTTTAAAGCCAGACATAAGGTTATAAGTAATAATCAGGAACCTGTTGATTTAAATTATAAAAGTGATTTATTTGATGGGGAATTAAAACACCTCTTAGAACAAAATTTAGCTAAAGATAGAGCGGTACAATACACATCTACAGGTATCCACAAAGACGATTTATTATTTGAAATTGATGGTCACCCCATTAAAAAATTCGGAAGTCAAGGGCAACAAAAATCATTTTTAATTGCTCTAAAATTGGCACAATTCGATTTTATAAAAGTACAAAGTGGCGTGAATCCTATTTTACTTTTAGATGATATTTTTGATAAGTTGGATGAGCAACGTGTTGGACAAATTATTAAATTAGTAGACGATTCTAACTTTGGTCAGTTGTTTATAAGCGACACGCATGCTGACCGTACAGAAAACGCGATAAAACAAGTACATCAATCTTACCAAATTTTTAATATTGGAGCATAA
- a CDS encoding type I phosphomannose isomerase catalytic subunit: MSKDLEKYAHIPLKQLNNRVWRTYEGGALIDRWKKTSPEVDGAMPEEWIMSTVTARGNNRPEDEGLSLIETEEGTLPLKELINSNVELYLGKALADKFGTTGVLIKMLDSKERLTVQVHPDKDYARTVFNSEFGKTESWYVLNTREIDGEKPVVYMGFKKHVTREEWRLHFENQNIQGMLDCLHKIEVKPGDAFMIYGGVPHAIGSGCFLMEVQEPTDYTMRVEKTTPNGLTIGPELIHQGVGEEKMLECFHYDNYTLDEALDAWKITPEVLESSNEYTLRTLFNKKHTNCFGLSELLLDGSHTIKGNSTFYAAVIYSGAGTIMCNNKEYTFNQGDEIFISAAISEITFVSTEPSKILLCYPPN, encoded by the coding sequence ATGAGTAAAGATTTAGAAAAATACGCACATATTCCTTTAAAACAACTTAACAATAGAGTTTGGAGAACTTACGAAGGTGGTGCTTTAATTGATAGATGGAAAAAAACGTCTCCTGAAGTAGATGGTGCAATGCCAGAAGAATGGATTATGTCTACCGTTACTGCGCGTGGAAATAATAGACCAGAGGACGAAGGGTTATCGCTTATAGAAACCGAAGAAGGAACTTTACCGTTAAAGGAATTAATTAATTCTAATGTAGAGCTCTATTTAGGAAAAGCATTAGCCGATAAATTTGGAACAACTGGTGTCCTTATTAAAATGTTAGACTCTAAAGAGCGATTAACCGTTCAGGTACATCCAGATAAAGATTATGCTAGAACTGTTTTTAATTCTGAATTCGGAAAAACAGAATCTTGGTATGTGTTAAATACGCGAGAGATTGATGGAGAAAAGCCTGTTGTATACATGGGGTTTAAAAAACATGTAACTCGAGAAGAATGGCGCTTGCATTTCGAAAACCAGAATATTCAAGGGATGTTAGATTGTCTTCATAAAATTGAAGTCAAACCTGGAGATGCCTTTATGATTTACGGCGGTGTGCCACATGCCATTGGTAGTGGATGCTTTTTAATGGAAGTTCAGGAGCCTACAGATTATACTATGCGCGTCGAGAAAACAACTCCAAATGGTTTAACCATAGGGCCAGAACTTATACATCAGGGAGTTGGTGAAGAAAAAATGTTAGAATGTTTTCATTACGACAATTATACGTTGGATGAAGCGCTAGACGCTTGGAAAATTACGCCCGAAGTGCTTGAAAGTTCGAACGAATATACTTTAAGAACCTTATTCAATAAGAAACATACCAATTGTTTTGGCTTGAGTGAATTATTATTAGATGGTTCGCATACCATTAAAGGAAATTCAACATTCTATGCGGCAGTAATTTATTCAGGTGCTGGCACAATAATGTGTAATAATAAAGAATATACGTTTAATCAAGGGGATGAGATTTTTATTTCGGCAGCGATTTCAGAAATCACATTTGTGTCTACAGAACCATCAAAAATATTACTTTGTTATCCTCCAAATTAA
- a CDS encoding DUF721 domain-containing protein, with amino-acid sequence MAKRNNENLSISDVLKEFVETNKLEKGLDKVNVRDAWTSLMGNGVNNYTTAISLERDTLYVQLSSSVLREELSYGKEKIVRMINEELGKDVVKKLILR; translated from the coding sequence ATGGCTAAACGAAACAACGAAAACTTAAGCATCTCCGACGTTTTAAAAGAGTTTGTAGAAACCAATAAATTAGAAAAGGGTTTAGATAAAGTAAATGTTCGCGATGCCTGGACATCGCTTATGGGAAACGGTGTTAACAACTACACCACTGCAATAAGTCTAGAGCGTGATACCTTATATGTACAACTTAGTTCTAGCGTTTTACGTGAAGAATTAAGCTACGGTAAAGAGAAAATTGTTAGAATGATTAATGAGGAATTGGGTAAAGATGTGGTAAAGAAATTAATACTAAGATAA
- a CDS encoding NRAMP family divalent metal transporter, whose product MATEKLSFKNRVQQGLKNFGPAFFIIGYVVGTGSVTSMVVSGANYGLSLSWALLLSCFFTYFLLISISKLTIVSGNTLMFNFKKAFGKPVTIFIITALLVSIVSSVIGVMGVVAEVAMEWISVRTSISFLNAPMVAVLFTCLLIALFWTGKHENFIKAMSAMVGFMALSFIATSIMVVKETGTNFIEFFPELPKGDNAGLVIAGIVGTTMAGVCLASRSILVQEQKWGVEHLKTENRDAMSSMILTFFISLAIMISATGTLYFQGIKVVDATDMMSALGPWAGDFALTLFTLGIIGAGLSSIFPNLLLFPWLIADYTGTERNMKRPLFKFLVVLVAFSGIIVPFFGGKPVWILIASQALSPFIMPLITLFLIILLNRKDVMKTFKTSLWMNIALGATLVFNFYMLYVALNGFIGFIKTGI is encoded by the coding sequence ATGGCAACAGAAAAATTATCATTTAAAAACAGAGTCCAACAGGGGTTAAAGAATTTTGGACCTGCATTTTTTATAATTGGTTACGTAGTAGGAACAGGGAGTGTAACTTCTATGGTTGTGTCTGGTGCTAATTATGGTTTAAGCCTGTCTTGGGCATTATTATTATCTTGCTTCTTTACCTATTTTCTTCTTATATCTATTAGTAAATTAACAATAGTTTCTGGGAATACGTTAATGTTTAATTTTAAAAAAGCTTTCGGAAAACCTGTAACCATATTTATTATCACAGCTTTATTAGTGTCTATAGTGTCATCTGTTATTGGTGTTATGGGAGTTGTTGCAGAAGTTGCTATGGAATGGATTTCTGTAAGAACGTCTATTTCGTTTCTTAATGCTCCAATGGTCGCTGTTTTATTTACATGCTTGTTAATTGCGCTGTTTTGGACAGGTAAACATGAAAATTTTATTAAAGCCATGAGTGCTATGGTTGGCTTTATGGCACTTTCTTTTATTGCAACTAGTATTATGGTGGTTAAAGAAACAGGTACAAATTTTATAGAATTTTTTCCAGAATTACCTAAAGGAGATAACGCTGGTCTTGTAATTGCCGGAATTGTTGGAACAACTATGGCAGGTGTGTGTTTAGCGTCTAGAAGTATTTTGGTTCAGGAACAGAAATGGGGCGTAGAACATTTAAAAACTGAAAATAGAGATGCCATGTCATCAATGATATTGACTTTCTTTATTAGTCTCGCTATTATGATTAGTGCTACGGGAACACTATATTTTCAAGGTATTAAAGTGGTTGATGCAACCGATATGATGAGTGCCTTAGGGCCTTGGGCTGGAGACTTTGCTTTAACCTTATTTACGTTAGGAATTATTGGTGCAGGATTGTCTTCCATATTTCCAAACCTTTTACTTTTTCCTTGGTTAATTGCAGATTATACGGGAACTGAGAGAAATATGAAAAGACCGTTGTTTAAGTTTTTAGTAGTCTTAGTGGCATTTAGCGGAATAATTGTTCCGTTTTTTGGCGGAAAACCAGTTTGGATTTTAATTGCCTCTCAAGCTCTAAGTCCGTTTATAATGCCTCTAATAACATTGTTTTTAATCATTTTATTGAATAGAAAAGATGTCATGAAAACCTTTAAAACAAGCCTGTGGATGAACATCGCTTTAGGCGCAACCTTAGTATTCAATTTTTATATGTTGTATGTCGCGCTTAATGGCTTTATTGGCTTTATAAAAACAGGAATTTAA
- a CDS encoding RagB/SusD family nutrient uptake outer membrane protein → MKTYKYILVLMGLSILGCSDLEESPITQLSPDDYFSSLSLEQVEGFVSGAYVHMLHRNFLSREMAQALEFRSDMTAIGRTGVAERVDMDNFTVSSDNALIIGSNGYWPKVYQIIRAANDGVQAGKQLTEGDENEINEVIARGRFARALAYYHLVRQFGDIPYLDDTTPLSEATVAPRTPAAEVYAKIIEDLEYAKEWLPNTQPTRALPAKSAASAYLASVHLTMENWQLAYDEAKDVINNAGTYNLALEPDFQNLFDAVKVDASLEPIFVLDFTGVSDGDQGRDYQAPMTGSRGDKQYLPNINPEAGWSVQVPSLKVYTTWDENDYRRAVSLDDTMVFEADENGNGPRVDYTGYVAGNSLSVNRPHIAKYTRMASKLPTQDGNGRGSHSNYMLMRYAEVLLIAAEAANEIGLTSEAEDLLNQVRARARKGGVTNGYTESASPADVSGTSQDEFRFIVLEERRLELAFEFKRWYDIARRKMGDAPYNVFGSDGLESEVSTESGVGPGPKSFDSSRDYLFPIPIDEIIINPNLVQNPGY, encoded by the coding sequence ATGAAAACATATAAATATATATTAGTATTGATGGGGTTATCAATACTGGGATGTTCCGATTTAGAAGAAAGTCCTATAACACAATTAAGCCCTGATGATTATTTTAGTTCTTTAAGTTTAGAACAGGTAGAAGGTTTTGTATCTGGAGCTTACGTACACATGCTTCACAGAAATTTTCTATCAAGAGAGATGGCTCAAGCATTAGAATTCCGTAGCGACATGACTGCTATTGGTAGAACTGGTGTAGCAGAAAGAGTAGATATGGATAACTTTACTGTATCTTCAGACAACGCTTTAATTATTGGTTCTAATGGATATTGGCCTAAAGTATACCAAATTATTCGTGCAGCGAATGATGGTGTACAAGCAGGAAAGCAACTTACAGAAGGCGATGAAAACGAAATCAATGAAGTAATTGCAAGAGGTCGTTTTGCTAGAGCTTTAGCTTACTATCACTTAGTAAGACAATTTGGAGATATTCCTTATTTAGATGATACTACGCCTTTATCTGAAGCTACTGTAGCTCCTAGAACTCCAGCTGCTGAAGTATATGCGAAAATTATTGAAGATTTAGAGTATGCTAAAGAATGGTTACCAAACACACAACCTACAAGAGCCTTACCTGCAAAATCTGCAGCGAGTGCATATTTAGCTTCTGTTCATTTAACAATGGAAAACTGGCAATTAGCTTACGATGAAGCTAAAGATGTAATTAACAATGCAGGTACTTATAACTTAGCTTTAGAACCAGATTTTCAAAATTTATTTGATGCTGTAAAAGTAGATGCTTCTTTAGAACCAATTTTTGTATTAGACTTTACAGGAGTTTCTGATGGTGACCAAGGTAGAGATTACCAAGCGCCAATGACAGGTAGTAGAGGTGATAAGCAATATTTACCAAACATTAACCCAGAAGCTGGTTGGTCTGTACAGGTACCATCACTTAAAGTATACACTACTTGGGATGAAAATGATTACAGAAGAGCTGTATCTTTAGATGATACAATGGTATTTGAAGCAGATGAAAATGGAAACGGACCACGAGTAGATTATACTGGTTATGTTGCAGGAAACTCTTTAAGTGTTAACCGTCCACATATTGCAAAATACACACGTATGGCAAGTAAATTACCAACTCAAGATGGTAATGGTAGAGGGTCTCATTCTAACTATATGCTAATGCGTTATGCAGAAGTATTATTAATTGCAGCTGAAGCGGCTAATGAAATTGGATTAACTTCTGAAGCTGAAGATTTATTAAACCAAGTAAGAGCAAGAGCTAGAAAAGGTGGAGTAACTAATGGTTATACTGAAAGTGCATCTCCTGCAGATGTTTCTGGAACTTCTCAAGACGAATTTAGATTTATCGTTTTAGAAGAGCGTAGATTAGAATTAGCTTTCGAATTTAAAAGATGGTACGACATCGCAAGACGTAAAATGGGTGATGCTCCATATAATGTATTTGGATCAGATGGTTTAGAATCAGAAGTGTCTACAGAATCTGGAGTAGGACCAGGACCAAAATCATTTGACTCTAGTCGTGACTATTTATTCCCTATTCCAATTGATGAAATTATTATCAACCCTAATTTAGTTCAGAATCCTGGGTACTAA
- a CDS encoding lipocalin family protein — MKHLILILSVIFLSSCSSSPEINISNLNGYWEIEEVIQSDGTSHIYKINETIDFITLNDSLSGYRQKMKTDADNNYTPVTTKEALKVITENDSLKIKYHTPFSEWKETIIELNKDRLKVVNQHQNVYIYKRYIPLNL, encoded by the coding sequence ATGAAACATCTTATTCTCATACTAAGTGTAATCTTTTTAAGTAGCTGTTCGAGTTCACCAGAAATTAATATTTCGAATTTAAACGGGTATTGGGAAATTGAAGAAGTTATTCAATCAGACGGCACATCTCATATTTATAAGATAAATGAAACCATCGATTTTATAACATTAAACGATAGTCTTTCTGGGTACAGACAAAAAATGAAAACCGATGCCGATAACAATTACACGCCAGTAACTACTAAAGAAGCACTTAAAGTAATTACTGAAAATGATAGTTTAAAAATTAAATACCACACCCCTTTTTCTGAATGGAAGGAAACCATAATTGAATTGAATAAGGATCGTTTAAAAGTCGTTAATCAGCATCAAAACGTATATATTTACAAACGATATATTCCACTAAATTTATAA
- a CDS encoding YeeE/YedE family protein — MKKVIYIVLGLFFGMIMYKSEAASWFRIYEMFRFESFHMYGIIGTALVFGIIFVQLIKRFNIKTFSGEPIRIADKDKSVSRYLIGGIIFGLGWALAGACPGPIFVLVGAGYVPILVVLISAVLGTFIYGLLKDKLPH; from the coding sequence ATGAAAAAAGTAATATATATAGTATTAGGATTGTTCTTCGGGATGATAATGTATAAATCTGAAGCCGCATCTTGGTTTCGAATATACGAGATGTTTAGGTTTGAATCGTTTCATATGTACGGTATAATTGGTACGGCTTTAGTATTCGGAATTATATTTGTTCAGCTTATTAAACGGTTCAATATTAAAACGTTTAGTGGAGAACCAATTCGTATTGCAGATAAAGACAAAAGCGTGTCTAGATATTTAATAGGAGGTATTATTTTCGGATTAGGTTGGGCACTAGCAGGAGCTTGTCCAGGACCTATTTTTGTTTTGGTTGGAGCAGGTTATGTACCTATACTAGTGGTGTTAATTTCTGCGGTATTGGGAACTTTTATTTACGGTTTATTGAAAGATAAATTACCGCATTAA